A region of the Acidobacteriota bacterium genome:
CGTGGTGTGCGGATTGCGCGCTCTACAAGGCAAAGCGGACGCCGCGGAAGCGTGAAGAGCAACAGCCGCAAGGCCAGCCAGGACAGCCGCAGGACGACTGGCGCTTTCGTTACTAACGAGCGCCTCCGGGGCAAAGGCAGCGAATCGTAAAATCTTGTAACGGCCTCGTTGAGGCGTGCGATCTCTGGACGACAGGAGTATTGTGACGAGAGGGAGTGTAAATGAGCCCTATCTATAAGGGTGACCCGTCCGCTAAGAGCGCCTTCCTCATAGACCTTGAGTCCCGCCAGACTCACCACGACTTTCCACCTCAAGTCATCATCGAGACTACGGCCGCATGCAATCTCACGTGCGCCCATTGCCGCCACGACACCATGACCCGACCGGTTGGTCACATGCCAATGGCGCTGTACCGGCAGATCGTTGACGAGATCGCCGAGCGCGCGCCGCACACCGAAGTGTGGCCGACGTTCTACGGCGAAGCGTTCCTGCTCGACTATCGCCTGTTCTACATGCTGCAGTATGCCAAAGGGCGTGGCCTCACCAACCTCGTGCTCAATACCAACGGCACCCGCTTTACGGGCGAAGTGGCGGAATGGGTGATCGAGTCGGGCCTCGACCTGGTGATGTTCAGTCTCGACGGTTTCTCCCCAGCGGTCTTCGAGAGCGTTCGCGTCGGCGCGAACCGTGACGAGGTGTTTGCGAACGTCGAGCGACTGCTCGAGATCAAGGCCAGGCGCGGCGCGACCACGCGCGTCGAGGTCCAATATTCGATCATGGACGTCAACGAGCACGAAGTGGATCAGTTCCGCGAGTATTGGCTGGCACGCGGCGCGGACGTGAAAATTCGAGAGAAGCTCAGCTGGGGTGGCACGGTCGGCGCGGACAATCTCGACCCGCAGATGCACCGCATTGCCTGTCCGTGGGCCCTTCGCACCTGCGCAATTCACTGGAATGGCGACGTGGTCGCCTGTGCCGTCGATTACGAAGGCCGATTCGTGGCCGGCAACGTCACCGGGAGCAGCATCCACGAGATCTGGACGGGACCGCACCGTCGCCTCGAAGAACAGCACCTGGCGCACCGATTCTCGGACCTCCCGTCGCCTTGCCATGACTGCCTGGACTGGCAGGTTGCCGGTGGCGCCGAACACTTCAAGGCGGGCGAGGTTCGCACGTCATGAGCGAACCCATCACGATGGTCGCTCGATCCCTGGCGCCGTCGCCCGACAGCCAGGCTGAGATGCTCCAGTGGAAGCGGCTGGTGTCACAGGCGGTGGCCGCCAACCAGCGCTTGGAACTGCATTACTTCGGCGGAGCGAACCAGATTTCTGCGTATCGCCTGTTCTATATGCTCCAGCATGCCAAGCGAGCGGGGTCGCCTCACGTGGCCCTGCTCTCCGATGGCTTGTTCTGGAGCGACGAAGCCACTGACTGGCTGGCCGAATGCGGCGTGGACGAAGTTGTGCTGGAAACCGCCGGCGAGCTGCCGCCGGCGCTGGCCACGCGGGTCGCCGCTCTGGCGGGGCGCACGGATCATCAGCCCACCGTCATCCTCCGGCCGCGGCAGGGCTAGTCGGAAAATTCTTTCGCCAACTCCACCCACTCGCCTTGCGGCGCCAGGCGCTCGTAGGCGCGCCAGTGGGCGCGGGCGTCCACGGAACGCCCCATCTTCTCGAGCGTGACCGCCAAGTAGAAGTGCGCGTCGGCGTAGCTGTTATTCAAGGCCAGGGCCTGGCGGTACGAGACCTCGGCCTCGCCGTAGTGGGCGTGGTCGTGGTGGATGTTGCCGAGGTTGAAGTGCGCCTCGAAGTACGAGGGGTCGAGCACGATCGCCCGTTCGTACAGGGCCTGCGCCTCGGCCAGCTCATCGCGCGAGTAGCGGATGTTGGCCAGGTTGATGAGGGCGGCCACGAGGTCGGGCTCCTCCTCGAGCGCGCGGCGATAGGCCTTTACCGCCTCGTCTACGCGTTCCGGCGTGCCATCGTCTAACAAAGAACCCATCAAGAAATACTGTTCGGCGCTGGACAAATCTCTAACGCCGCCTAGGGTGCCTGGGGTGTCCGCCTCCGCGGACGTAGGCCGCTTCGGCGGGATGCCGGTTCGAGATCTCAGGTCGATGATTCTTGCCGGCTGGGCATCAAGACGGAAATCGAACGCCAGTTGACCGACGCGCGACGCCTGAAGACTACGCAGGGCGGCGCGGAAGGCGGTGCCTTGCTGAAGCTCACCGGCCATTTGGCGCAGCGTTGTGAGATCGCCAAACCCGAAAAAGGTGTCGGCGTTGTTCTTGAACGCCGGCTTGATCAGGCCGCACTTCTCCATGTAGCGCAGGTGATCGAGGCGCAACGCCGGGTACATGGCGAGCACGTCTTTCTGGCCGTAATGCTGAGTCCGGCGTTCAGCGACGGCCGGCTGGCCGGCCAGGCGGCAGAACTCGTCTTCGC
Encoded here:
- a CDS encoding radical SAM protein; this encodes MSPIYKGDPSAKSAFLIDLESRQTHHDFPPQVIIETTAACNLTCAHCRHDTMTRPVGHMPMALYRQIVDEIAERAPHTEVWPTFYGEAFLLDYRLFYMLQYAKGRGLTNLVLNTNGTRFTGEVAEWVIESGLDLVMFSLDGFSPAVFESVRVGANRDEVFANVERLLEIKARRGATTRVEVQYSIMDVNEHEVDQFREYWLARGADVKIREKLSWGGTVGADNLDPQMHRIACPWALRTCAIHWNGDVVACAVDYEGRFVAGNVTGSSIHEIWTGPHRRLEEQHLAHRFSDLPSPCHDCLDWQVAGGAEHFKAGEVRTS
- a CDS encoding tetratricopeptide repeat protein, whose amino-acid sequence is MPELPFDPPNAPPLRGETVVFSGKLWSFGRKEARALVEELGGATDEEVTVRTTLLVVGAASYPDGAPDLSVLLDHSSTQSQKLRRVAQINADTPGRIRVLSEDEFCRLAGQPAVAERRTQHYGQKDVLAMYPALRLDHLRYMEKCGLIKPAFKNNADTFFGFGDLTTLRQMAGELQQGTAFRAALRSLQASRVGQLAFDFRLDAQPARIIDLRSRTGIPPKRPTSAEADTPGTLGGVRDLSSAEQYFLMGSLLDDGTPERVDEAVKAYRRALEEEPDLVAALINLANIRYSRDELAEAQALYERAIVLDPSYFEAHFNLGNIHHDHAHYGEAEVSYRQALALNNSYADAHFYLAVTLEKMGRSVDARAHWRAYERLAPQGEWVELAKEFSD